The Hyperthermus butylicus DSM 5456 genome includes a region encoding these proteins:
- a CDS encoding nucleoside-triphosphatase: MHSYVVVTGRPGVGKTTLFWKVVRKLMDEGVVVKGFYCPEVRGQQGYRIGFKIVLLDGSGEAWLARREGCNGPRVGRYYTCPEAETIASRVLGELGKADLIAIDEIGPMELRLAGVRRTIYRVLDSGKPGLFVVHERLSDPYILARLKPSGVWFHVTIENRDVLPEKVYEAVKQAVARSKGVGELSL; this comes from the coding sequence TTGCACAGCTACGTAGTCGTAACTGGCCGCCCCGGCGTTGGTAAAACTACGCTCTTCTGGAAGGTTGTACGGAAACTCATGGATGAAGGTGTGGTTGTCAAAGGATTCTATTGCCCAGAGGTTCGTGGCCAGCAAGGCTACAGGATTGGCTTCAAGATAGTATTGCTGGATGGTAGTGGCGAAGCCTGGCTAGCTAGGAGAGAGGGTTGCAATGGGCCAAGGGTGGGGAGATATTACACCTGCCCTGAAGCCGAGACCATAGCATCCAGGGTGCTGGGAGAACTAGGCAAGGCAGACCTCATAGCTATAGACGAGATTGGCCCCATGGAGCTAAGGCTTGCCGGCGTACGCAGAACAATATATCGCGTCCTTGACAGCGGCAAACCGGGCCTCTTTGTGGTTCACGAGAGGCTCTCGGATCCCTACATACTAGCTAGGCTGAAGCCCAGCGGAGTATGGTTCCACGTAACCATAGAGAATAGGGATGTGCTGCCCGAGAAGGTGTATGAAGCGGTTAAGCAAGCAGTTGCACGAAGCAAGGGCGTAGGAGAGCTTAGTCTATAG
- a CDS encoding ABC transporter ATP-binding protein, with the protein MPCNELVKLVNVVKVYGSGETRTYGLRGVSLTVCSGEFIAIMGPSGSGKSTLLNIIGLLDKPTSGKVYIDGVDVEELSSRELAMLRNRKIGFVFQHFNLISRLTVLENIELPLIARGVPRRARRELAVKALLRVGGDTSWLAKKPTQLSGGQQQRVAIARAIVGNPDLILADEPTGNLDRVSARTVVKTFIELNQAGQTIILVTHDPEVANCARKIYVIRDGRIVGKLEPDPSKCILNTVQ; encoded by the coding sequence TTGCCGTGCAACGAGCTTGTAAAGCTAGTTAACGTCGTGAAAGTCTACGGTAGCGGTGAAACTAGAACCTATGGTCTTCGCGGGGTATCTCTCACGGTTTGTAGTGGCGAGTTCATAGCCATTATGGGGCCGTCAGGTTCTGGCAAGTCTACATTACTCAACATTATCGGGCTACTAGATAAGCCAACTAGCGGCAAGGTGTACATAGATGGTGTTGATGTTGAGGAGCTCAGTTCCCGTGAGCTTGCAATGCTGCGCAACCGGAAGATAGGATTTGTATTCCAGCATTTCAACCTCATCTCAAGGCTTACAGTCCTGGAGAATATTGAGCTGCCACTGATAGCCCGAGGTGTTCCTAGGAGGGCTAGGAGAGAACTTGCAGTTAAGGCGTTGCTGAGAGTTGGCGGTGATACCTCGTGGCTTGCTAAGAAGCCTACACAGCTTAGTGGTGGGCAGCAGCAGAGGGTAGCAATTGCAAGGGCTATAGTAGGCAATCCCGACCTAATTCTTGCCGATGAGCCCACCGGCAACCTTGACCGTGTATCGGCTAGGACCGTTGTCAAAACGTTTATCGAACTCAACCAGGCGGGGCAGACGATAATACTTGTAACGCATGATCCTGAAGTCGCTAACTGTGCTAGGAAAATCTACGTGATAAGGGATGGCAGGATTGTTGGGAAGCTAGAGCCTGATCCTTCGAAGTGTATACTCAATACCGTCCAGTAG
- a CDS encoding ABC transporter permease → MLILQFIVDAMRLALRSLSEKRLRAVLTIVGISIGPLALVAMTSVVKGYSSYVLAQLQSLGQNLIIVTPSQGYKLTEDDLRFIESLPGVKHASPFYLLTGFVRVGSEEKKVTIYATSIDLMFEAVNGLEIIEGSKPSESDLIRAVIGYNVAFDENDRQVYHAGDPITISYYRAERARKIERRQVTVIVSGIVNRFGGALFLSPDDSILLNTEAGRKLFGFSEWSGILVLAENSRYVPQITEAIRAAYRGSVEVMSFQGIANVINSIASAMEFIAFATSLAAFAVAVAGVAATMITSVIERVREIGVMKALGFTDTQVLTIILLEGVIMSLIGAAIGIGLGIAGAYVLSSTGFTVRGVTMQFTIKAEPAITVDLIVSTLLITVSVGLIGGLFPAYRAARIPPAVALRYE, encoded by the coding sequence ATGCTAATCCTACAGTTTATCGTTGATGCTATGAGGCTTGCACTGCGCTCGCTAAGCGAGAAGAGACTGCGTGCAGTTCTAACAATAGTGGGTATATCGATTGGGCCTCTTGCACTAGTGGCGATGACGAGTGTTGTTAAGGGATATTCAAGCTACGTTCTTGCACAGCTCCAGAGCCTAGGCCAGAACCTCATAATCGTTACTCCAAGCCAGGGCTACAAACTAACCGAGGATGACCTACGATTCATAGAGAGCCTGCCAGGAGTTAAGCATGCATCTCCATTTTACCTCTTAACCGGATTTGTACGTGTTGGCAGTGAGGAGAAGAAGGTAACAATCTATGCTACCTCGATAGATCTCATGTTCGAAGCTGTTAATGGTCTCGAAATAATCGAAGGATCTAAGCCCTCTGAGAGTGATCTAATAAGGGCTGTTATCGGTTACAATGTGGCTTTCGATGAGAACGATAGGCAGGTCTACCATGCGGGAGACCCGATTACTATATCATACTATAGGGCTGAGCGTGCGAGGAAGATAGAACGTAGGCAGGTCACGGTTATAGTGTCTGGCATCGTAAACCGTTTTGGTGGTGCGCTATTCCTAAGTCCTGACGACAGCATATTGCTGAATACTGAGGCTGGCCGCAAGCTATTCGGGTTCTCGGAGTGGAGTGGCATTCTCGTGCTCGCCGAAAATAGTAGGTACGTGCCACAGATAACTGAGGCTATTAGAGCAGCTTATCGTGGCTCTGTAGAAGTAATGTCTTTCCAAGGGATTGCGAACGTTATTAACTCGATTGCGAGTGCTATGGAGTTTATAGCATTTGCTACGAGTCTAGCAGCTTTCGCAGTCGCGGTAGCTGGTGTTGCTGCTACAATGATAACTTCCGTCATAGAGCGTGTTAGAGAGATAGGTGTGATGAAGGCGCTTGGTTTTACGGATACGCAAGTACTTACAATAATACTTCTCGAAGGAGTAATAATGAGTCTCATCGGTGCAGCTATAGGTATAGGTCTCGGCATAGCTGGCGCCTACGTACTCTCCTCAACAGGATTCACTGTGCGTGGAGTAACTATGCAGTTTACAATAAAGGCCGAGCCAGCCATAACAGTTGATCTTATAGTATCGACGTTGCTAATAACCGTGTCTGTAGGGCTTATAGGCGGATTATTTCCGGCTTATCGAGCAGCAAGAATACCGCCAGCTGTGGCACTTCGCTACGAGTAA
- the mcm gene encoding minichromosome maintenance protein MCM, whose amino-acid sequence MTIALVEEAVLDVKERFYEFIRTYRDRSGQYKYMNRIRQMITMGQKSLVVDYNDLYVFDTKLARLLIDHPDVVLRQAAEAVQDIVTSEAPEYAEGIERFRVRIRALPKTTPLRGLRSEYIGRLVMLEGILVRTTPVREKIVKAVFQHCTKESCHEFEWPPEGEIVGEELEKPPTCPVCGSSSGTFRLIPEKSKLIDWQRIVLQERPEEVPPGQLPRSIEVVLQDELVDSARPGDRVTVVGIVRIKPDTSTRKKKAIYDLYIEANHIEVSQKVLEEVKITREDEERIKALARDPWIHKRIVASIAPAIYGHWDIKEAIALALFGGVPKLFRDGVRIRGDIHVLIVGDPGTAKSQLLLYASKIAPRGIYTSGKGATAAGLTAAVIRDKTTGEYYLEAGALVLADGGVAAIDEIDKMRDEDRSAIHEAMEQQTVSIAKAGIVAKLNARTTVIAAGNPKFGRYLPNRTLADNINLPPTILSRFDLIFILRDTPNPEEDRKLARHVLQAHRETELIKPEIEPELLRKYISYARRYVRPRLTPEAAKLIEDFFVEMRRMSSENPEGPISITTRQLEALIRLAEAHARIALRNEVTVEDAEAAIRLMKAFLESAGLDVESGRIDIDVIMTGKPRSKQEKLTRILEIIEQLESESDEGCARLREIQRRAAAEGIESSLVEEAISSFRRDGIIYEKTIGCYAVVR is encoded by the coding sequence ATGACAATAGCACTTGTTGAGGAAGCAGTACTAGATGTTAAGGAGAGGTTCTACGAGTTCATAAGAACCTACCGCGACCGCAGTGGTCAATACAAGTACATGAATAGGATAAGGCAAATGATAACTATGGGACAAAAGAGCCTAGTAGTAGACTACAATGACCTCTATGTCTTCGATACAAAGCTGGCTAGACTGCTAATTGATCATCCAGACGTGGTTCTAAGGCAAGCCGCAGAGGCTGTCCAAGACATCGTGACTTCTGAGGCGCCAGAGTATGCCGAAGGTATAGAGAGGTTCCGTGTCAGGATACGCGCTCTCCCAAAGACAACACCACTACGTGGGCTCCGAAGCGAGTACATAGGAAGGCTAGTAATGCTCGAAGGCATTCTCGTAAGAACAACACCGGTCAGGGAGAAGATAGTAAAGGCTGTCTTTCAGCACTGCACAAAGGAGTCATGCCACGAGTTTGAGTGGCCACCCGAAGGCGAGATAGTTGGCGAGGAACTAGAAAAACCACCAACATGCCCCGTCTGTGGCTCCTCAAGCGGCACATTTAGGCTGATACCGGAGAAGTCAAAGTTGATAGACTGGCAGCGTATAGTGCTGCAAGAAAGGCCTGAGGAAGTACCCCCCGGCCAGCTGCCACGCAGTATAGAGGTCGTACTACAAGACGAACTCGTTGATAGTGCTCGTCCCGGCGATAGGGTTACTGTCGTCGGTATCGTGAGGATTAAGCCTGACACATCTACTAGGAAAAAGAAGGCTATCTATGATCTCTACATAGAGGCTAACCACATAGAGGTTTCACAGAAGGTTCTAGAGGAGGTCAAGATAACTAGGGAGGACGAGGAACGTATAAAGGCACTGGCAAGGGATCCATGGATACATAAGAGGATAGTTGCAAGCATAGCACCAGCAATCTACGGGCACTGGGACATCAAGGAGGCTATAGCTCTCGCGTTGTTCGGCGGGGTACCCAAGCTGTTCCGCGATGGTGTACGAATACGCGGTGACATCCATGTACTCATTGTGGGCGACCCAGGTACAGCCAAGAGCCAGCTCCTCCTCTACGCCTCTAAGATAGCTCCACGCGGCATTTACACCAGCGGCAAGGGCGCTACTGCCGCAGGCTTGACAGCTGCCGTTATACGTGACAAGACTACGGGAGAGTACTATCTCGAGGCTGGGGCGCTAGTACTAGCTGACGGCGGTGTAGCTGCAATAGACGAGATAGACAAGATGAGAGATGAGGATCGCTCGGCAATACACGAAGCGATGGAGCAGCAGACGGTTAGTATAGCTAAGGCCGGCATAGTAGCAAAGCTAAACGCGAGAACCACAGTTATAGCAGCTGGTAACCCGAAGTTTGGCCGATACCTACCCAATAGAACGCTGGCCGACAACATAAACCTGCCGCCAACCATACTATCAAGGTTCGACCTCATATTCATACTTCGCGACACACCAAACCCCGAGGAGGATAGGAAGCTTGCGAGACACGTCCTCCAGGCGCACCGTGAGACGGAGCTTATCAAACCTGAAATAGAACCTGAGCTACTAAGAAAGTACATTAGTTATGCAAGACGTTATGTTAGGCCCAGGCTCACACCGGAAGCAGCCAAACTCATCGAGGACTTCTTCGTTGAAATGAGGAGGATGAGCAGTGAAAACCCGGAGGGTCCAATATCGATCACCACGAGGCAGCTTGAAGCACTAATACGCCTGGCGGAAGCCCATGCACGGATAGCACTAAGAAACGAAGTAACTGTTGAAGATGCAGAAGCTGCTATTAGACTCATGAAAGCCTTCCTCGAGAGTGCTGGACTCGACGTGGAGAGTGGCCGCATAGACATAGATGTGATTATGACTGGCAAGCCTAGGAGTAAGCAGGAGAAGCTGACCAGGATACTGGAGATCATAGAGCAGCTAGAGTCAGAGAGTGACGAGGGTTGTGCAAGACTGCGAGAGATACAGCGTAGAGCAGCTGCTGAAGGCATCGAGTCTAGCCTTGTAGAGGAGGCTATTAGTAGCTTCAGGAGGGACGGCATTATCTACGAGAAGACAATTGGCTGCTACGCCGTGGTACGCTAA